A stretch of Thermococcus bergensis DNA encodes these proteins:
- a CDS encoding ArsR/SmtB family transcription factor, which yields MEFEIIDVGDEKAKELAQILTNETSLLILRLLQERTLSMSEIAKELGIPMSTVSYHLDKMTRVGLVEIAGKKYGKRLQEVKLYRAASKPILLLPRGIPVKKRFLKVFEKIQIISLGVAGLLSSAVYAISSRLLAEESRLAARNATYTIEQTPINIESVNETVISKLAGASSIPYLLAILVFVVTFFLIPRYIMVKKI from the coding sequence ATGGAATTTGAGATAATCGATGTTGGTGATGAGAAAGCTAAGGAGCTTGCTCAAATTCTCACAAATGAAACTTCGCTTCTAATATTGAGACTTCTGCAAGAGAGGACTCTTTCGATGTCAGAAATAGCAAAGGAGCTTGGAATTCCAATGTCAACTGTTTCTTATCACCTAGATAAAATGACGAGGGTAGGGCTTGTTGAGATAGCGGGGAAAAAGTACGGCAAGAGATTACAAGAGGTAAAGCTTTATAGGGCTGCCTCAAAGCCAATTCTTCTGCTTCCTAGGGGAATTCCAGTCAAAAAGCGTTTTCTGAAAGTTTTTGAGAAAATACAGATTATAAGTTTGGGGGTAGCCGGCCTTCTGTCTTCTGCAGTGTATGCCATATCCAGCAGGCTCCTGGCAGAAGAATCCCGGTTAGCTGCTAGGAATGCAACGTACACTATTGAACAGACCCCCATAAATATTGAGAGCGTTAATGAAACGGTTATATCAAAGTTAGCCGGGGCTTCTTCGATACCATATCTTCTGGCAATTTTAGTATTTGTGGTGACGTTTTTCCTGATTCCCCGATACATAATGGTAAAGAAAATATAG
- a CDS encoding eCIS core domain-containing protein translates to MRKKNFLALFLIALFLVAFLYHDSSYSGEDQQVLQIASNISKEVEEIRGLSFKESPKIIILTKEEALKKWGPSREDYQEIKKWELVYKMTFLVPIDYNLTKTKEKETASWIAVTSGNKVYIISENFFKTGDTAKRVLAHEFTHVIQKQHFDPKYPTTLDGSLAMKALVEGDADLTADLYCKRHGIRIEKITSLYLKDPPMNFGYFPYVFGDKFVEYLYQKGGWGLVNKAYTDPPQTTQQIMHPELYLAKVLPQKVDVNLGRGYRVIHEDRLGEFYFYLLLVTSGFDEEKALNISVAWRGDKLVLAENSTHYVLVWKSLWSDEKALREIQNLFTKKMKKSSKLKAQIAVDRNELMLKTVISKQ, encoded by the coding sequence ATGAGGAAGAAAAACTTCCTTGCCCTTTTTCTCATAGCTCTTTTCCTTGTTGCGTTTTTGTACCATGACAGCTCTTATTCAGGTGAAGATCAACAAGTGCTTCAAATTGCCTCTAACATCTCAAAAGAGGTTGAGGAAATAAGGGGGCTTAGTTTTAAGGAAAGTCCAAAAATAATCATCCTTACCAAAGAGGAGGCCCTTAAAAAATGGGGCCCAAGCAGAGAAGATTATCAAGAAATCAAAAAGTGGGAGCTGGTATATAAGATGACTTTTCTTGTTCCGATTGACTACAACCTCACAAAAACAAAAGAAAAAGAAACCGCGTCATGGATAGCAGTTACTTCGGGAAACAAGGTATACATAATTTCAGAAAACTTCTTTAAAACGGGGGATACAGCCAAGAGGGTTCTGGCTCATGAATTTACCCATGTGATACAAAAGCAGCACTTCGATCCGAAATATCCAACAACGCTTGACGGTAGCCTTGCCATGAAGGCCTTGGTTGAAGGGGACGCAGATTTAACCGCCGACCTTTATTGCAAGAGGCATGGCATCAGGATAGAGAAAATAACCTCCCTGTATCTTAAAGACCCCCCTATGAACTTTGGATACTTCCCCTACGTTTTTGGTGACAAATTTGTAGAGTATCTATACCAAAAAGGCGGGTGGGGGCTTGTTAACAAGGCCTACACCGATCCGCCACAAACAACCCAGCAAATCATGCATCCGGAACTTTACTTAGCCAAGGTTCTACCTCAAAAGGTAGACGTGAATCTGGGCAGAGGTTATAGAGTAATCCATGAGGACAGACTCGGAGAATTCTATTTTTATCTTCTCCTTGTAACGAGTGGCTTTGATGAAGAAAAAGCCCTAAACATCTCCGTGGCATGGAGAGGTGATAAACTAGTCCTGGCAGAAAACTCCACGCACTATGTATTGGTGTGGAAGAGCCTTTGGAGTGATGAAAAGGCTCTCCGGGAGATACAAAATCTTTTCACCAAAAAGATGAAAAAATCGAGCAAATTAAAAGCCCAAATAGCAGTCGACAGAAATGAGCTTATGCTCAAAACCGTGATTTCAAAGCAATAG
- the purB gene encoding adenylosuccinate lyase has translation MAIHPIDYRYGSEEMKRIWEEENKLQKLLDVEAALARAHAKVGNIPEESARAISEKANTKWVKVERVKEIEAEIHHDIMAVVKALSEVCGEHGKYVHLGATSNDIIDTANALLIKESLEIVLKDLRELRSILKNLAKEHKYTVCIGRTHGQHAVPTTYGMKFAIWLDEIQRHIDRIEEAKKRILVGQMSGAVGTMASFGEKGLEIQRLVMEDLGLKPALITNQIIQRDVYGELMSILALIASTLDKIALEIRNLQRTEILEISEPFGKKQVGSSTMPHKRNPIRCEKVSGLARVIYSNVIPALLNNPLWHERDLTNSSVERVILPETFILLDEMLKSMKKVLSGLEFFPENIKRNLYLTKNLIMAEPLMLKLTEKGMGRQEAHELVRQLAMKAFEEGRDLLEVVKESEAMKYLSEEDLESLRPENYIGLAPQIVDNVIAYIEEVERREGG, from the coding sequence ATGGCCATTCATCCGATTGATTACAGGTATGGTAGTGAAGAGATGAAACGCATCTGGGAAGAGGAAAATAAACTCCAGAAACTTCTTGATGTGGAAGCCGCCCTTGCAAGGGCTCACGCAAAAGTTGGCAACATTCCTGAAGAAAGTGCAAGAGCAATCAGCGAAAAGGCAAACACAAAATGGGTAAAAGTTGAGAGAGTTAAAGAAATCGAGGCCGAAATTCACCATGATATAATGGCCGTTGTTAAAGCCCTAAGTGAGGTCTGCGGAGAACATGGAAAATACGTCCATCTCGGGGCGACATCCAATGATATAATAGACACCGCCAATGCTCTTCTCATTAAGGAATCCCTGGAGATTGTTCTGAAGGATCTTAGGGAGCTCCGTTCAATACTTAAAAATCTCGCAAAGGAGCACAAATATACTGTGTGCATTGGAAGAACTCACGGCCAGCATGCCGTTCCAACCACATATGGGATGAAGTTTGCCATCTGGCTAGATGAAATCCAGAGGCACATTGATAGAATTGAAGAAGCCAAGAAGAGAATCCTTGTGGGACAGATGAGTGGTGCCGTTGGGACGATGGCGTCTTTTGGTGAAAAGGGGCTTGAAATCCAGCGCTTAGTCATGGAAGACCTCGGTCTTAAACCAGCTTTGATAACTAACCAAATAATTCAAAGAGATGTCTACGGAGAACTCATGAGCATTCTGGCCTTAATAGCTTCAACCCTCGACAAAATAGCCCTTGAGATAAGAAACCTCCAGAGGACTGAGATTCTTGAAATCAGTGAGCCCTTTGGAAAGAAGCAGGTTGGCTCTTCAACAATGCCGCACAAGAGAAACCCGATAAGATGTGAAAAAGTCAGCGGGCTTGCACGGGTTATCTATTCCAACGTTATTCCAGCCTTACTCAACAATCCGCTGTGGCACGAGAGAGACCTTACTAACTCTTCAGTTGAGCGTGTAATACTCCCGGAGACGTTTATACTCTTGGATGAGATGTTGAAGAGTATGAAGAAGGTCTTATCCGGCCTGGAGTTCTTCCCTGAGAATATAAAGAGAAATCTTTACCTCACAAAGAACCTGATAATGGCCGAACCGCTGATGCTCAAGCTTACGGAGAAGGGCATGGGGAGGCAGGAGGCTCATGAACTGGTGAGACAGCTTGCCATGAAGGCATTTGAAGAAGGAAGAGATCTGTTAGAAGTGGTTAAAGAGAGTGAAGCTATGAAGTACCTCAGCGAAGAGGATTTGGAGTCTCTAAGGCCAGAAAACTACATAGGCTTGGCTCCACAGATAGTGGACAACGTAATAGCCTACATAGAAGAGGTCGAGAGAAGAGAGGGAGGTTAA
- a CDS encoding cyclic 2,3-diphosphoglycerate synthase has translation MAEKKRKRVVILGAAGRDFHNFNVFFRDNPEYEVVAFTATQIPDIEGRIYPPELAGELYPNGIPIWSEDDLEKIIKEHDIDVVVFAYSDVSHEHVMHLASRAHSAGADFWLLGPKSTMIKSTKPVVAVTAVRTGCGKSQTSRKVAQILQEMGYKVVAIRHPMPYGDLRKQVVQRFASFEDLDKHECTIEEREEYEPYIERGMVVYAGVDYEKILREAEKEADIILWDGGNNDFPFYVPDLWIVVTDPHRPGHELKYHPGETNFRAADVIIINKIDTANRDDIQQVRESIEKVNPNATVIEAASPIFVDKPELIKGKRVLVVEDGPTLTHGGMRYGAGYVAAKKFGAKEIIDPRPYAVGSIVETYKKYPHLDVILPAMGYGKKQIKELEETINRADADVVIMGTPVDLRRVMNINKPAVRVQYELEEIGYPKLKDILKEFVEKHVKKE, from the coding sequence ATGGCTGAAAAGAAAAGGAAAAGGGTCGTAATTCTTGGTGCTGCTGGAAGAGATTTCCACAACTTCAACGTGTTCTTTAGGGACAACCCAGAGTATGAGGTAGTGGCCTTTACCGCCACCCAGATTCCAGACATCGAGGGTAGAATTTACCCACCAGAGCTTGCCGGTGAGCTTTATCCAAATGGAATTCCAATATGGAGTGAGGATGACCTTGAAAAGATAATCAAAGAGCACGACATTGACGTTGTTGTTTTCGCTTACTCAGACGTTTCTCACGAACACGTTATGCACCTTGCCTCAAGGGCACACTCAGCTGGCGCTGACTTCTGGCTTCTTGGACCAAAGAGCACAATGATAAAGAGCACCAAGCCGGTTGTAGCGGTTACAGCTGTTAGAACAGGCTGTGGAAAGAGCCAGACATCAAGAAAAGTCGCCCAAATCCTGCAGGAGATGGGTTATAAGGTGGTAGCAATAAGACACCCAATGCCCTACGGAGACCTGAGAAAGCAGGTCGTGCAGAGGTTTGCGAGCTTTGAAGACCTCGACAAGCACGAGTGCACCATTGAAGAGAGGGAAGAGTACGAGCCGTACATCGAGCGCGGCATGGTAGTTTACGCTGGAGTTGACTATGAAAAGATTCTCCGCGAGGCCGAAAAAGAAGCGGACATAATCCTCTGGGATGGAGGAAACAACGACTTCCCCTTCTACGTCCCAGACCTCTGGATAGTCGTTACCGACCCGCACAGGCCCGGACACGAGCTCAAGTACCACCCAGGTGAGACCAACTTCAGAGCGGCCGATGTGATAATTATAAACAAGATCGATACAGCAAACAGAGACGACATCCAGCAGGTAAGGGAGAGCATAGAGAAGGTCAACCCGAATGCAACCGTCATCGAAGCTGCTTCACCAATCTTCGTCGACAAGCCGGAGCTGATTAAAGGAAAGAGAGTTCTCGTAGTTGAGGACGGCCCAACACTCACACACGGTGGAATGAGATACGGTGCCGGTTACGTTGCAGCCAAGAAGTTCGGAGCCAAGGAGATCATTGACCCAAGACCATATGCTGTGGGTTCAATAGTTGAAACCTACAAGAAGTACCCACACCTTGACGTTATTCTCCCAGCTATGGGCTACGGCAAGAAGCAGATCAAGGAACTTGAGGAAACAATCAACAGGGCCGATGCAGATGTCGTCATCATGGGTACCCCAGTTGACCTTAGAAGAGTCATGAACATTAACAAGCCTGCTGTTAGAGTCCAATACGAGCTTGAAGAGATAGGATATCCAAAACTCAAAGACATCCTCAAGGAATTCGTCGAAAAGCACGTTAAGAAGGAGTGA
- a CDS encoding PLDc N-terminal domain-containing protein: MLGMWWTIGLVVGLLSLLWVVYDITKNQKDMGTGRKVLWIIVTLLFGLIGAAAYYIVEKRS, encoded by the coding sequence ATGCTGGGAATGTGGTGGACAATAGGTTTGGTCGTTGGACTTTTGAGCCTCTTATGGGTAGTTTACGATATCACCAAAAACCAAAAAGACATGGGCACTGGCAGAAAGGTTCTATGGATAATTGTGACACTGCTGTTCGGCCTAATTGGAGCAGCGGCATATTACATCGTGGAAAAGAGGAGTTAA
- a CDS encoding CBS domain-containing protein, with translation MMPKITVEQIVKRRAVVVRPTETVEKVAKILARNKVSSAVVMDKDEIVGIVTDRDILNKVVARGKDPKEVKVSEIMTKTPITIEYDYDIQDAIELMMEKGVRRLLVTKLGMPMGFVTAADLLAAINAYNHEEEETEIEEGEVYGICEVCGQYAQLHRVVHEGYERWVCESCKDMLEG, from the coding sequence ATGATGCCAAAAATTACTGTAGAGCAAATAGTTAAAAGAAGGGCAGTGGTTGTTAGGCCAACCGAAACTGTTGAAAAAGTCGCGAAAATCCTTGCAAGAAACAAAGTGAGCAGTGCGGTTGTCATGGACAAAGATGAGATAGTTGGTATAGTCACTGATAGAGACATTCTTAATAAGGTAGTTGCCAGGGGAAAAGACCCCAAAGAGGTAAAAGTTAGTGAAATTATGACAAAAACCCCCATAACGATAGAATACGACTATGATATTCAGGATGCAATCGAGCTTATGATGGAGAAAGGAGTTAGAAGGCTCCTCGTAACAAAGCTTGGAATGCCAATGGGATTTGTAACAGCGGCAGATTTGCTTGCAGCAATAAATGCCTATAATCACGAGGAAGAGGAAACCGAGATAGAAGAAGGAGAAGTCTACGGAATATGCGAGGTCTGCGGACAGTACGCTCAGCTCCATAGAGTTGTTCACGAAGGCTACGAGAGATGGGTCTGCGAAAGCTGTAAAGACATGCTTGAGGGTTGA
- the psmB gene encoding archaeal proteasome endopeptidase complex subunit beta: MEKKTGTTTVGIKLKEGVVLAADTQASLDHMVETLNIKKILPITDRIAITTAGSVGDLQALARMLEAEARYYQFTWGKPMTAKAMANLLSNILNESKWFPYMVQIIIGGYVEEPTLASLDPLGGLIFDNYTATGSGSPFAIAILEDGYREDMTVEEAKQLAVRAVRTAGKRDVYTGDRKVQVVVITKDGMTEEFVEFKE, from the coding sequence ATGGAGAAGAAAACCGGAACAACCACCGTTGGAATTAAACTGAAAGAGGGGGTAGTATTAGCAGCGGATACTCAAGCTTCTCTCGATCACATGGTGGAAACACTCAACATAAAGAAAATTTTGCCAATAACTGACAGGATAGCAATAACAACCGCAGGAAGCGTTGGTGATTTGCAGGCTTTAGCGAGAATGCTCGAAGCTGAGGCGAGGTATTACCAGTTTACCTGGGGAAAACCAATGACAGCAAAGGCTATGGCAAACCTTCTCAGCAACATACTTAACGAGAGCAAATGGTTCCCCTACATGGTGCAGATAATTATCGGCGGCTACGTTGAGGAACCAACCCTTGCAAGCCTTGATCCTTTGGGAGGACTTATCTTTGACAACTATACCGCAACGGGCTCTGGAAGTCCATTTGCAATAGCGATACTTGAAGACGGATACAGAGAGGACATGACAGTTGAAGAGGCCAAACAATTAGCTGTAAGGGCAGTCAGAACAGCGGGTAAGAGAGACGTTTACACAGGAGATAGAAAAGTGCAGGTGGTCGTAATAACCAAAGATGGAATGACAGAAGAATTCGTAGAGTTCAAGGAGTGA
- the albA gene encoding DNA-binding protein Alba yields the protein MAEEHVVFIGKKPVMNYVLAVITQFNEGAKEVSIRARGRAISRAVDVAEIVRNRFLPEVRVKEIKIGTEELPTADGRTANTSTIEIILEKP from the coding sequence ATGGCAGAGGAGCATGTTGTCTTCATAGGAAAGAAGCCTGTTATGAACTATGTATTGGCCGTAATAACCCAGTTCAACGAGGGTGCAAAGGAAGTTAGCATCAGAGCAAGGGGTAGGGCTATCAGCAGGGCCGTTGACGTTGCAGAGATCGTCAGAAACAGGTTCCTTCCAGAGGTTAGAGTTAAGGAGATAAAGATCGGCACAGAGGAGCTCCCAACAGCTGACGGAAGAACAGCCAACACCTCAACAATTGAGATCATCCTCGAGAAGCCATGA